One segment of Candidatus Bathyarchaeota archaeon DNA contains the following:
- a CDS encoding Nramp family divalent metal transporter, with protein MPSQSEKKEEVVHLGKIDPLKLVDFPAFPGILAMMGPGIIWASLAQGSGELIWWPYLSAKYGEAFIWWLWPACLLQYWVNLEIIRYTTLTGEGIFGGFTRFNKIFAVFLWIMLFITYLWFGGYASGGGTALAALTNFPPGWDARGQTLFWAYLTVLIFVLALTLFPVIYNGIEKFMTVVTIVCVVGLLAAIVHPMVAPYWPKYIAAAFKVQGFPANWDPKDSSTFLTAVCFAGMGGFWNVMYSYWVRDKHVGNASYIGRVTSPITGKPETIPATGVAPRDTPENHQRYKKWLRYLYVDNAIAVFVNMLTVTFTTFLGFAILHPKGLVPSGWKLVSVQAEWFGSLWGYWGYILMWIIGAAFIADSWLGACDAVSRMHADFLFSTFRKLRKLTFRQWYYIWVGILTLSTCVTMVLVQPAELLLAGGILNFISMTIYCPVLIYMNYYKIPKTIATWTRPGVGWLIVGIIVTIVYLALSIWYLGVTFKLM; from the coding sequence TTGCCCTCACAGAGTGAGAAGAAGGAAGAGGTTGTTCATCTAGGCAAAATCGACCCCCTGAAACTCGTAGATTTTCCGGCATTTCCCGGCATACTCGCCATGATGGGTCCAGGCATAATCTGGGCATCTCTGGCTCAGGGCAGTGGGGAGCTGATATGGTGGCCTTACTTATCGGCGAAGTATGGTGAAGCATTCATCTGGTGGCTGTGGCCTGCATGCCTGCTACAGTACTGGGTCAACCTTGAAATAATCAGGTACACAACCTTGACGGGAGAAGGGATCTTTGGAGGGTTCACCAGGTTCAACAAGATCTTCGCAGTCTTCCTCTGGATCATGTTGTTCATCACATATTTGTGGTTTGGAGGCTATGCTTCAGGTGGCGGAACGGCCCTAGCCGCCCTCACAAACTTTCCGCCAGGGTGGGACGCTAGGGGTCAGACACTCTTCTGGGCCTACTTGACAGTGCTCATATTCGTCCTGGCGTTGACACTGTTCCCCGTAATATATAATGGTATAGAGAAATTCATGACGGTTGTGACAATAGTTTGCGTTGTTGGGTTACTCGCAGCTATAGTCCATCCGATGGTTGCTCCATACTGGCCGAAATATATAGCGGCGGCATTCAAAGTTCAAGGTTTCCCAGCAAATTGGGATCCAAAAGATTCCTCGACATTCTTGACCGCCGTCTGCTTCGCTGGGATGGGAGGCTTCTGGAATGTGATGTACAGTTACTGGGTTAGGGACAAGCATGTGGGCAACGCCTCATATATTGGCCGTGTCACAAGCCCTATCACGGGCAAACCTGAGACTATCCCAGCGACAGGGGTTGCTCCGAGAGACACTCCTGAGAACCATCAGAGGTACAAGAAATGGTTGAGGTACCTGTACGTAGACAATGCGATAGCTGTGTTCGTAAACATGTTGACAGTTACCTTCACAACGTTCCTAGGTTTTGCAATACTTCATCCTAAAGGTCTTGTGCCCTCCGGATGGAAGCTTGTCTCTGTGCAGGCTGAGTGGTTCGGATCTCTCTGGGGTTATTGGGGTTACATCCTCATGTGGATCATAGGCGCCGCATTCATCGCTGACAGTTGGCTTGGTGCATGCGACGCGGTCTCGAGGATGCACGCAGACTTTCTATTCTCAACCTTCAGGAAGCTGAGGAAACTGACATTCAGGCAATGGTACTATATCTGGGTAGGGATCCTGACACTCTCAACATGCGTGACAATGGTGCTTGTTCAGCCTGCCGAGCTGCTGCTGGCTGGTGGTATACTCAACTTCATATCGATGACCATATACTGCCCTGTCTTAATCTATATGAACTATTACAAGATACCGAAGACGATAGCTACGTGGACCAGGCCCGGCGTAGGATGGTTGATAGTGGGCATCATAGTAACAATAGTCTACCTTGCCCTCAGCATATGGTATCTAGGTGTAACATTCAAACTGATGTGA
- a CDS encoding NAD(P)-dependent oxidoreductase, with protein sequence MSAKRRVGFIGLGAMGSRMAVNLLKKNFDLTVYDIRNEAVESLVSKGAKPANNPKEVGERSEVAVLSLPSQIEVSNTVLGENGLLEGLDSGGIIVDTSTIDPSTARRIWLKAKEKEVGAVDAPVSGGTVGAEMGTLTIMVGGEKETVDACMDVLRAIGKNIYYVGGPGSGQIFKLLNNMLVGINLAAVGEALVLASKAGVDLKLLYEVIKTSAGNSWAFENKAPNMFENRFEPGFRVWLQHKDLGLALNMASEQSIPTPLLAFTYAMFESAKALGLENMDHSSIVKVFEAMSNTKVSRYKP encoded by the coding sequence TTGAGCGCAAAGAGGAGGGTAGGCTTCATAGGCCTTGGAGCGATGGGTTCACGTATGGCGGTGAACCTGCTTAAGAAAAATTTTGATTTAACAGTCTATGACATTAGAAACGAAGCTGTAGAATCTCTAGTGTCTAAGGGCGCCAAACCTGCAAACAATCCTAAAGAGGTTGGTGAGAGGTCGGAGGTTGCCGTCTTATCCCTACCGTCCCAAATAGAGGTCTCAAACACAGTCCTCGGTGAGAACGGTCTACTGGAGGGTCTTGATAGTGGGGGGATAATAGTCGACACGAGTACTATAGACCCCTCCACAGCGAGAAGGATCTGGTTGAAAGCAAAGGAGAAGGAGGTTGGCGCAGTCGATGCGCCCGTCAGCGGCGGGACCGTAGGCGCCGAGATGGGCACATTGACAATAATGGTCGGCGGTGAGAAAGAGACTGTAGATGCCTGTATGGATGTTCTCAGGGCTATAGGGAAGAATATTTATTATGTTGGGGGTCCGGGCTCAGGACAGATCTTTAAACTGTTAAACAACATGCTTGTTGGAATAAATTTGGCAGCTGTAGGTGAAGCCTTGGTACTAGCGTCTAAGGCTGGTGTAGACTTGAAACTCCTATATGAAGTCATCAAGACCAGTGCAGGAAACTCCTGGGCTTTCGAGAATAAGGCGCCGAACATGTTCGAGAACAGGTTTGAGCCTGGATTCAGGGTTTGGCTACAACATAAAGACTTGGGCCTAGCCTTGAATATGGCCTCTGAACAATCCATCCCTACACCTCTACTCGCCTTCACATATGCCATGTTCGAGTCAGCCAAAGCCTTGGGTCTCGAGAATATGGACCATTCATCTATCGTAAAGGTATTCGAGGCCATGTCGAACACGAAGGTAAGCCGCTACAAACCTTAA
- a CDS encoding response regulator, whose protein sequence is MDKKRILVVEDDQTILKSIREILELEGYIVDTAERGEEAVKKSETNLYNLALIDIRLPDMDGTKLLSMLKETTPKMSKIILTGYPSMESAIEAVNKGADGYLVKPIDMETLLSKVKDQLRRQDEEEKYSEEKVKEFVERRIRELESQNIKP, encoded by the coding sequence ATGGATAAGAAGAGAATATTGGTTGTGGAGGATGATCAGACAATTCTGAAGAGCATCAGGGAGATTCTTGAGTTGGAAGGATACATAGTCGACACCGCCGAGAGGGGTGAGGAAGCGGTTAAGAAGTCTGAGACAAACCTCTACAATCTAGCCCTGATAGACATTCGGCTCCCAGACATGGACGGTACGAAACTGTTGAGCATGCTTAAGGAGACGACGCCCAAGATGTCCAAGATAATCCTCACAGGCTACCCTTCAATGGAGAGCGCGATTGAAGCAGTCAATAAGGGAGCCGACGGCTACCTTGTGAAGCCAATAGACATGGAAACCCTGCTGAGTAAGGTGAAGGATCAGTTGAGGAGACAGGATGAAGAGGAGAAGTACAGTGAAGAGAAGGTTAAAGAGTTCGTTGAGAGGAGGATTAGAGAACTGGAGTCTCAAAACATAAAACCATAG